In one window of Gossypium arboreum isolate Shixiya-1 chromosome 4, ASM2569848v2, whole genome shotgun sequence DNA:
- the LOC108460773 gene encoding F-box protein At5g39450 — protein MLPETCGSSLFLALPDDVFAIISRSLSLKDMCNLSICCKSLSALVASEKIWLSQCDVVGIVPTRDLVEWREGVVSYKALCRFLVRVKPLIGIWVHQNPELGNVVYVMPGFVSVVGCRIIPQELGPLGIEDGPILWAPVFEIIGDFDGSTTFLLHGREKGCDFLYPGLVKSVEQNCNVLFLEVEPREKRNGCKLLPSKSFTHHSTEEISRKVCRSNSGLSRSQQVSGRSEAVVPFSRLAFGDRRTLLETVTGQVRLMVTDSIREPLFPRLREDAENFQKDLILLLQRRSSLLQMYKFGSDHSCTDLNESTAISAGPIQLELSDIRKSLDRSSSSSTSTSTSLNGDDGQTHGNNRKSIGGYFRASIKQILRKSSSLNGGRAMSRLNSSSGENRHALLHEFLNSGDTIGLTLHATTMKLSAYRAWPNMHDTQFALYKLPMRVPTEDQEYAGLWGGTFGWPPGRPTEDKPGKALFFLLLSYEETDGKRSLIATKILEGTHYVLHPNGSAMFIVNIDEPSLDPFPWDSDADSHPVSVKHAFMGEGIANGYGFRYPGSKPGSLFVIQNGLLAFIWKESRAVLTLQRLNLQDLLKKGEQVPALPPVANFSYLTKSYSNVFAGFSNTSTCSSSLRQRHI, from the exons ATGTTACCCGAAACTTGTGGTTCTAGCTTGTTTCTTGCGTTACCTGATGATGTGTTTGCTATCATATCACGGTCCCTTTCACTAAAGGATATGTGTAATCTTAGTATATGTTGCAAAAGTCTATCTGCACTTGTAGCCTCTGAAAAGATTTGGCTCAGTCAATGTGATGTAGTTGGAATTGTGCCTACAAGGGACCTAGTGGAGTGGAGGGAAGGTGTAGTATCTTATAAGGCGCTTTGTCGCTTCCTTGTTAGAGTAAAGCCATTAATTGGGATTTGGGTTCACCAGAATCCTGAGCTTGGCAATGTAGTCTATGTAATGCCTGGTTTTGTTTCTGTTGTTGGATGTCGAATAATTCCGCAAGAGCTTGGCCCGTTAGGAATCGAGGATGGCCCCATTCTGTGGGCACCAGTGTTTGAAATTATTGGTGATTTTGATGGTTCTACCACGTTTCTTCTTCACGGTAGGGAGAAAGGATGTGACTTTTTATATCCTGGTTTGGTGAAATCCGTGGAGCAGAACTGCAATGTGCTATTTCTTGAGGTTGAGCCTAGAGAAAAAAGGAATGGATGTAAATTGTTGCCTAGTAAGAGCTTTACTCATCATTCCACTGAGGAGATTTCAAGAAAGGTTTGTAGATCAAATAGTGGTTTATCGAGATCACAACAGGTCTCTGGACGGAGCGAGGCTGTAGTTCCTTTTAGTCGGTTAGCTTTTGGTGATAGAAGAACGTTGCTTGAGACTGTCACCGGCCAAGTTCGTCTAATGGTTACTGATTCTATACGTGAGCCTCTATTTCCACGATTGAGGGAGGACGCAGAGAATTTCCAAAAAGATTTGATACTTCTGTTGCAGCGAAGATCGTCGCTTCTTCAGATGTATAAATTTGGTAGTGATCACAGTTGCACAGATTTGAATGAGAGTACTGCGATTTCTGCTGGTCCTATTCAGTTGGAACTCAGTGACATTAGAAAGAGCCTTGACCGTTCTAGTTCTAGTTCTACTTCTACTTCTACTTCTCTGAATGGAGATGATGGTCAGACACATGGCAACAATAGGAAAAGTATAGGTGGGTACTTCAGAGCCAGCATTAAGCAAATTCTTCGGAAATCTAGTTCTCTCAATGGTGGTCGAGCAATGTCAAGACTTAATTCTTCTAGCGGTGAGAATAGGCATGCTCTACTtcatgaatttctaaattcagggGATACTATAGGGCTGACATTGCATGCAACGACAATGAAGTTATCAGCTTATCGAGCTTGGCCTAATATGCATGATACACAGTTTGCTCTTTACAAGCTGCCCATGCGGGTTCCTACGGAGGACCAAGAGTATGCTGGTTTATGGGGAGGAACATTTGGTTGGCCTCCAGGAAGGCCAACTGAAGACAAGCCTGGGAAAGCTCTGTTCTTTCTTTTGCTCTCTTACGAAGAGACAGATGGAAAACGGTCTCTCATTGCAACTAAAATATTGGAAGGCACCCACTATGTTCTGCACCCCAATGGTTCTGCAATGTTCATAGTGAATATTGATGAACCTTCACTTGACCCATTTCCTTGGGATAGTGATGCAGATTCGCATCCTGTCAGTGTGAAGCATGCTTTCATGGGAGAAGGTATTGCAAATGGATATGGTTTTAGATATCCTGGCTCAAAGCCTGGCTCTCTTTTTGTTATTCAAAATGGTCTGCTTGCCTTCATATGGAAGGAATCCAGGGCTGTCTTGACCCTGCAAAGACTCAACTTGCAAGATCTTTTGAAGAAAGGTGAACAGGTGCCTGCTTTACCTCCAGTTGCCAACTTTTCATATTTGACCAAATCCTACTCAAATGTGTTTGCGGGGTTCTCAAACACCTCAACGTGTTCATCTTCATTAAG GCAAAGGCATATCTAG